The following proteins come from a genomic window of Winogradskyella sp. PC-19:
- a CDS encoding DUF3810 domain-containing protein, protein MRITKKGALLIFLGFQIILLNILKYFPEFIERYYSNGLYIFLSKLMRYSFGWVPFSVGDILYTFAGIYLIRWFILNFKNIYKDTINWLLDITSVLSIAYFAFHLLWAFNYYRQPLHKSLNLKADYTTKELVSFTEKLVKKSNAIHNRLSPNDSSKIDFPYSKTQIFDKVKPGYVSLSKQYPHLDYSPQSLKKSIYSIPLTYMGFSGYLNPFTNEAQVDGLIPTYKYPTTSCHEVAHQLGYAAENEANFIGMLAAVNNNDLYFKYSGYTFALRYCLAEIYKRDPEHYKSILSSINIGILKNYQEVQDFWKSYQNPLEPAFEKTFDTFLKANNQSAGMKSYSYIVALLVNFYDNNPL, encoded by the coding sequence ATGCGTATTACAAAAAAAGGAGCATTACTTATTTTTTTAGGATTTCAGATTATACTTCTTAATATCCTGAAGTATTTTCCGGAATTTATAGAACGATATTATAGTAATGGTCTATATATATTTTTATCTAAATTAATGCGCTATTCCTTTGGTTGGGTACCATTTTCAGTTGGTGATATTTTATACACTTTCGCTGGTATTTATTTAATACGCTGGTTTATTTTAAATTTTAAAAACATCTACAAAGACACTATTAATTGGCTTTTAGATATTACCTCAGTACTTTCAATAGCATATTTTGCATTTCACCTGCTTTGGGCATTTAATTATTACAGACAACCACTACACAAGTCATTAAATCTAAAAGCTGATTATACTACCAAAGAGTTAGTGTCATTTACAGAGAAACTAGTTAAAAAATCAAACGCAATTCACAATAGATTAAGTCCTAATGATTCTTCAAAAATTGATTTTCCATATTCAAAAACTCAAATTTTTGATAAAGTAAAACCTGGCTATGTATCACTATCAAAACAATATCCTCATTTAGACTATAGTCCACAAAGTCTTAAAAAATCAATTTACAGTATTCCATTAACTTACATGGGATTTTCAGGTTATCTAAACCCATTTACTAACGAGGCGCAGGTTGACGGATTGATTCCTACATACAAATACCCTACGACATCGTGTCACGAAGTAGCTCATCAGTTGGGCTACGCCGCAGAAAATGAAGCTAATTTTATTGGTATGCTTGCTGCTGTAAATAATAACGATTTATACTTTAAGTATTCGGGCTATACATTTGCCTTACGTTATTGCTTAGCCGAAATATACAAACGAGACCCTGAGCATTATAAATCCATTTTAAGTTCTATTAATATTGGGATTTTGAAAAATTACCAAGAAGTCCAAGATTTCTGGAAGTCGTATCAAAATCCATTAGAACCAGCTTTCGAAAAAACCTTTGACACATTTTTAAAAGCAAATAATCAATCTGCAGGAATGAAAAGCTATAGTTACATTGTTGCTTTGCTAGTTAATTTTTACGATAACAATCCGCTATAA
- a CDS encoding amidohydrolase family protein — protein MIKAYLRLLMFMCSFSLFAQDYFPSNSGVKSNNSNYMAFTNAKIHVSPTEVIKNGTLLIKNGKVVSVGKSVSIPKNTTKVDLSGKSIYPSFIDLHTTFGVTKPKRGGSGPSYGPSRSGFYWNDHIMPEQDVMANFKYDAKAASELHKLGFGVVNTHMPDGIAQGTGALIALNNDADNSLRVVDGETTQNFSFRKSVKSRQSYPSSIMGSMALLRQIYDDAKWYAGGNVNTRDLSLEALNGNKNLLQIFEAGSRSNLLRADKVGDQSNVQYTIVGGGDEYERLDKVKATNATIILPINFQLAYDVENQFLSSLLSLSDMRAWNQEPHNPRLLAENGVKFALTTHGLKSKKSFKSNLMKAIKNGLSKEKALEALTTIPAQLLGKSNMLGSLKTGSYANFLITSGDVFDSKTKLYENWVQGMQHVITDMTIKDIDGDYSFKLAGTDYKLNISGSSSKAKAKLESGEKSLGTKVSYSGDWLNLTVKTPDSTKNEFMRIAVNTINSNNLNGTAIMPNGSEYSFFATKASKEEIAKSEESKKEDSKEKPFMSPVTYPNLAYGFTEKPKAETLLFKNATVWTNESDGVLENTDILIKDGKIAKIGKDISDRNAKTIDATGKHITSGIIDEHSHIAAASINEGGHNSSAEVTIEDVIDDEDIDVYRNLAGGVTSIQILHGSANPIGGRSAVIKLKWGETADDYVYDNSPKFIKFALGENVKQSRARRNERFPQSRMGVEQVFIDYFSRAKAYDKAKKSGKPYRKDTEMEVLAEILNGERFISCHSYVQSEINMLMKVAEQFNFRINTFTHILEGYKVADKMKKHGVGGSTFSDWWAYKYEVNDAIPYNAAIMHNEGVTVAINSDDAEMSRRLNQEAAKSIKYGGVSEEEAWKFVTLNPAKLLHLDDRVGSLKVGKDADVVLWTDHPLSIYAKAEKTIIEGVTYFDLEKDKQMRKAITKERSELINLMLQDKNKGLKTQPVKKKEKVLLHCDSKDSGL, from the coding sequence ATGATTAAAGCTTATTTACGGCTGCTCATGTTCATGTGCAGTTTCTCGTTATTTGCACAAGATTATTTTCCTAGTAATTCTGGAGTAAAATCAAACAACTCCAATTACATGGCGTTTACAAATGCAAAGATTCATGTATCACCAACAGAAGTTATTAAAAACGGAACGCTTCTTATCAAGAATGGCAAAGTAGTTAGCGTTGGTAAGTCCGTTAGTATTCCAAAAAACACAACTAAGGTTGATTTATCTGGAAAATCTATTTATCCATCTTTTATAGATTTACACACCACATTTGGTGTAACGAAACCAAAACGTGGAGGTAGCGGACCCTCTTACGGACCAAGTCGTAGTGGTTTCTATTGGAACGATCATATTATGCCAGAACAAGATGTTATGGCGAATTTTAAATATGATGCTAAAGCAGCTTCAGAATTACATAAACTTGGTTTTGGTGTTGTAAATACACACATGCCAGACGGTATTGCTCAGGGGACAGGTGCATTAATTGCACTTAATAATGATGCTGATAATTCACTTCGCGTAGTTGACGGAGAGACTACTCAAAATTTTTCATTTAGAAAAAGTGTAAAATCTCGTCAATCTTACCCTTCTTCAATTATGGGAAGTATGGCACTTTTACGTCAAATATACGACGATGCCAAATGGTATGCTGGTGGAAATGTAAATACTAGAGATTTATCACTTGAAGCTTTAAATGGAAATAAAAATCTTCTTCAAATATTTGAAGCTGGAAGTCGATCAAATCTACTTCGCGCCGATAAAGTTGGTGACCAAAGTAATGTACAATACACTATTGTTGGTGGTGGTGATGAATATGAGCGTTTAGACAAAGTTAAAGCAACGAATGCAACCATTATTTTACCAATTAATTTTCAATTGGCTTACGATGTAGAGAATCAATTCTTATCGTCTTTACTCTCTTTGAGTGATATGCGTGCTTGGAACCAAGAACCACACAACCCAAGATTATTGGCAGAAAACGGTGTAAAATTCGCTTTAACAACACACGGTTTAAAATCTAAAAAATCGTTTAAAAGCAATTTAATGAAAGCCATTAAAAACGGACTTTCAAAAGAGAAAGCTTTAGAAGCTTTAACAACAATTCCTGCGCAATTATTAGGAAAGTCTAATATGCTTGGTTCATTAAAAACAGGCAGTTATGCCAATTTTTTAATTACATCTGGTGATGTTTTTGACAGTAAAACCAAACTCTACGAAAACTGGGTTCAAGGTATGCAACACGTCATTACAGATATGACTATAAAAGACATTGATGGCGACTACAGTTTTAAGTTGGCTGGCACAGATTACAAACTTAATATCAGCGGAAGCTCAAGTAAGGCAAAAGCTAAATTAGAGTCTGGAGAGAAAAGCTTAGGTACAAAAGTAAGTTACTCTGGAGATTGGTTAAATCTTACAGTTAAAACGCCAGACAGCACAAAGAACGAGTTTATGCGTATTGCTGTTAATACTATAAACAGCAACAATTTAAATGGAACTGCAATAATGCCAAACGGTAGTGAATACTCGTTTTTTGCAACAAAAGCGTCTAAAGAAGAAATAGCAAAATCAGAAGAATCTAAAAAAGAGGATTCTAAAGAAAAACCATTTATGAGTCCTGTTACCTATCCTAATTTAGCTTATGGTTTTACAGAAAAACCAAAAGCTGAAACTCTATTATTTAAAAATGCTACGGTTTGGACTAATGAAAGTGATGGTGTTCTCGAAAATACAGATATATTAATTAAAGACGGAAAAATAGCAAAAATTGGTAAAGACATTTCAGACCGAAATGCCAAAACTATTGATGCAACCGGAAAGCATATCACATCTGGAATAATTGATGAGCACTCACACATTGCTGCTGCTTCGATTAATGAAGGTGGGCATAACTCTTCAGCGGAAGTTACAATTGAAGATGTAATCGATGACGAAGATATTGATGTGTACAGAAATCTTGCTGGTGGCGTAACTTCTATTCAGATTTTACATGGGTCGGCAAATCCTATTGGAGGACGTTCAGCTGTCATTAAATTAAAATGGGGAGAAACAGCAGATGATTATGTGTATGATAATTCTCCAAAATTTATAAAATTCGCATTAGGTGAAAATGTAAAACAATCGCGTGCTAGACGTAACGAGCGTTTTCCACAATCTCGAATGGGTGTAGAGCAAGTTTTTATTGATTACTTCAGTAGAGCAAAAGCTTATGACAAAGCTAAGAAAAGTGGCAAACCTTACCGTAAGGACACTGAAATGGAAGTTTTAGCTGAAATCTTAAACGGCGAGCGATTTATTTCTTGTCACTCGTATGTGCAAAGTGAAATTAACATGCTCATGAAAGTAGCAGAGCAATTCAATTTTAGAATTAATACATTCACACACATTTTAGAAGGTTACAAAGTTGCCGATAAAATGAAAAAACACGGTGTTGGCGGTTCTACCTTCAGTGATTGGTGGGCTTATAAATATGAAGTTAATGATGCTATTCCTTACAATGCGGCAATTATGCATAATGAAGGTGTAACGGTAGCTATTAATAGTGATGATGCCGAAATGTCGCGTCGCTTAAATCAAGAAGCTGCAAAATCTATTAAATATGGTGGTGTTAGTGAAGAGGAAGCCTGGAAGTTTGTAACTCTTAATCCAGCTAAACTTTTACATCTAGATGACCGTGTTGGAAGTTTAAAAGTAGGCAAAGATGCTGATGTTGTTTTATGGACAGATCATCCACTTTCAATTTATGCAAAAGCCGAAAAAACAATTATTGAAGGTGTAACGTATTTCGATTTAGAAAAAGACAAGCAAATGCGTAAAGCTATTACTAAAGAGAGAAGCGAGCTTATAAACTTGATGCTACAAGATAAAAACAAAGGCTTAAAAACACAACCTGTTAAGAAGAAGGAAAAAGTATTGTTGCATTGCGACTCTAAAGATTCTGGACTTTAA
- a CDS encoding amidohydrolase family protein yields the protein MKNIKYIAILLLTVSFSFAQQTPAAKQSEDIAIIGATAHIGNGTVIENSIITFSDGKITNIGDARTMKINTASMEVINASGKNVYPGFIVANGTLGLVEVDAVKASSDLSELGTFNPHIRSIIAYNAESKIVESMRPNGVLLGQVVPRGGRITGTSSVVQYDAWNWEDAAIKTDDGIHINWPSNFSPGRWWLGEDPGFKVDKGYAKQVKELDMYFNEAKTHNAGAKKERNLPFEAMAGLFDGSKHLYINVSGEKNIRDAVNFAKAQGVNKITIIGGYQASKIANFLKNNNVSIFLDRVHSRPMFEDEDYDYNYAHAKKLVDAGVLVALEPSGQMERMNSRNLPFYAGTTVAHGLTKEQALQLITQNPAKIMGIDNMYGTLEAGKSATLFISEGDALDMRTNIVTAAFIDGRQLSLETHQTKLWKRYSNKFSQKD from the coding sequence ATGAAAAACATAAAATATATAGCAATACTTCTACTCACAGTAAGTTTTAGTTTTGCGCAACAAACACCAGCGGCAAAGCAATCCGAAGATATAGCTATAATAGGTGCAACTGCGCATATCGGCAATGGCACTGTCATAGAAAACAGTATTATTACGTTTTCTGATGGAAAAATAACCAACATTGGAGACGCCAGAACAATGAAAATTAATACAGCTTCAATGGAAGTTATTAATGCTTCAGGCAAAAATGTATATCCTGGATTTATAGTCGCAAACGGAACTTTAGGATTGGTTGAAGTTGATGCTGTAAAAGCTTCTAGCGATTTGTCAGAGTTGGGAACATTTAATCCCCACATTAGAAGTATCATTGCTTACAATGCAGAATCTAAAATTGTAGAATCAATGAGACCAAACGGTGTCCTTCTGGGGCAAGTTGTTCCACGTGGTGGTCGTATAACGGGCACATCGTCTGTAGTACAATACGATGCTTGGAATTGGGAAGATGCAGCCATAAAGACTGATGATGGTATTCATATCAATTGGCCAAGTAATTTTAGCCCTGGTCGTTGGTGGCTTGGAGAAGACCCAGGATTTAAAGTAGATAAAGGTTATGCAAAGCAAGTTAAAGAACTCGACATGTATTTTAACGAAGCTAAAACGCACAACGCAGGTGCAAAAAAAGAACGTAATCTGCCTTTTGAAGCTATGGCTGGTTTGTTTGATGGTTCTAAACACCTATACATTAATGTTAGTGGAGAAAAGAACATAAGAGATGCTGTAAACTTTGCAAAAGCACAAGGCGTAAACAAAATCACTATCATTGGTGGTTACCAAGCTTCTAAAATTGCAAACTTTCTAAAAAACAATAATGTATCTATTTTTCTAGATAGAGTTCACTCAAGGCCAATGTTTGAAGATGAAGATTATGATTACAATTACGCTCATGCAAAAAAACTAGTTGATGCCGGAGTTTTAGTAGCATTAGAACCAAGCGGACAAATGGAACGTATGAATTCTCGAAATCTTCCGTTTTATGCAGGTACGACTGTAGCTCATGGATTAACTAAAGAACAAGCGTTACAACTTATTACTCAAAATCCTGCTAAAATTATGGGTATTGACAATATGTACGGTACTCTTGAAGCTGGTAAAAGTGCAACACTATTTATTAGTGAAGGTGATGCTTTGGATATGCGAACTAATATTGTAACCGCAGCTTTTATTGATGGTAGACAGCTAAGTCTAGAAACACATCAAACTAAATTATGGAAACGTTATTCTAATAAATTCAGTCAAAAAGATTAA
- a CDS encoding DUF6503 family protein yields MKNLLFVFTLALLFVGCKENKKESTVIEEITKEDITTSIYPENITKVFDAHGGIDNWNKMKTLAFTMENPNGTEVVTTNLKTRAELRDTPTYSAGFDGRTLWVNEKDGQEYKRNAKFYKGLMMYFYAMPFIVGDDGIVYEDAEPLSFEGKTYPGVLISYEAGVGLSPNDEYIVYYNDETGQMEWLAYTVTFGQEEKSKKFSYIRYDDWQTLNGLVLPNSITWYKVEDQKPTEVARVREFSNIVISEDAPENSMFGMPEGAKIIE; encoded by the coding sequence ATGAAAAATTTACTATTTGTATTCACACTGGCATTATTATTTGTTGGGTGTAAAGAGAATAAAAAAGAATCTACAGTCATTGAAGAAATAACTAAAGAAGATATCACAACAAGTATCTATCCAGAAAACATTACAAAAGTCTTTGATGCACATGGCGGCATTGACAACTGGAATAAGATGAAAACATTAGCATTTACCATGGAAAATCCAAACGGAACAGAAGTGGTAACTACAAATCTGAAAACTCGAGCCGAACTAAGAGATACACCAACATATTCTGCTGGTTTTGATGGACGAACTTTATGGGTGAATGAAAAGGATGGTCAAGAATATAAACGCAATGCAAAGTTCTATAAAGGATTGATGATGTATTTCTACGCAATGCCATTTATTGTTGGTGATGATGGTATAGTATATGAAGATGCGGAGCCATTATCGTTCGAAGGAAAGACATACCCTGGAGTACTCATTTCTTATGAGGCAGGCGTAGGTTTGTCACCAAATGATGAATATATCGTGTATTATAATGATGAAACTGGACAAATGGAATGGTTGGCCTATACGGTTACTTTTGGTCAGGAAGAAAAAAGTAAAAAATTCAGTTATATACGATATGACGATTGGCAAACCCTAAATGGTTTGGTTTTACCTAACAGTATAACCTGGTATAAAGTTGAAGACCAAAAACCAACAGAAGTAGCAAGAGTAAGGGAGTTTTCTAACATTGTAATATCAGAAGATGCTCCTGAGAATAGCATGTTTGGTATGCCAGAAGGTGCTAAGATTATTGAGTAA
- a CDS encoding TrmH family RNA methyltransferase, which produces MHKSITSPQNPFIKQLIKLKDKSRERKKTGQFLLEGKRELSLAIKGGYTIETLLYFPDLFSESEAKAMEHYTIEIIEISKEVFQKLAYRSTTEGVIAVGKTKPHTLEELKLTSKNPLILVAEAPEKPGNIGALLRTADAANVDAVIIANPKSDIYNPNIIRSSVGCVFTTEIAAASSKDVITYLQKYNFNIFSAILQESEPYHTQDYTLPTAIVVGTEATGLTQEWRDAATQNISIPMQGVIDSMNVSVAAGILIFEAKRQRDFK; this is translated from the coding sequence ATGCACAAATCTATTACAAGTCCGCAAAATCCATTTATAAAACAGCTTATTAAGTTGAAAGATAAATCTCGAGAACGTAAAAAAACGGGACAATTTTTACTCGAAGGCAAACGCGAATTATCACTTGCTATTAAAGGTGGATATACTATTGAAACACTACTCTACTTTCCAGATCTGTTTTCAGAAAGTGAGGCGAAAGCTATGGAGCATTACACAATAGAAATTATTGAAATTTCGAAAGAAGTATTTCAGAAATTAGCATACCGTAGTACAACCGAAGGCGTTATTGCTGTCGGAAAAACAAAACCACACACACTCGAAGAGTTAAAACTAACATCTAAAAATCCTTTGATTTTAGTTGCTGAAGCTCCTGAAAAACCAGGGAATATTGGTGCTTTACTTAGGACTGCAGATGCTGCAAACGTTGATGCCGTGATTATTGCCAATCCTAAATCAGATATTTATAATCCAAATATCATACGTTCTAGTGTTGGTTGTGTTTTTACAACAGAGATTGCCGCTGCAAGTAGTAAAGACGTTATTACCTATTTACAGAAATACAATTTTAATATTTTTAGCGCCATCCTCCAGGAATCCGAGCCATATCACACACAAGATTACACATTACCAACAGCGATTGTTGTTGGTACAGAAGCTACTGGATTAACACAAGAATGGCGTGATGCTGCAACACAAAACATAAGTATCCCAATGCAAGGCGTTATAGACTCTATGAATGTTTCTGTGGCTGCTGGTATTTTGATTTTTGAAGCCAAAAGGCAGCGTGATTTTAAATAA
- a CDS encoding M48 family metallopeptidase: protein MNSEILFYIIIGIIIINFIKDKVLDALNAKHFNDKIPDELVDVFDEDAYKKSQDYKAVNYKFGIWSSLFSLVITLGFLFLDGFEYVDTIARSYSENSIIVALLFFGIIMIASDIITTPFAYYKTFIIEEKFGFNKTTKTTFVLDKIKGLLMMSIVGGGILSLIVWFYELAGPQFWLYAWALVTFFTVFMNMFYSRLIVPLFNKQTPLEDGDLRDKISNYANSVGFSLKKIFVIDGSKRSTKANAYFSGFGSEKRVTLFDTLINDLDEEEIVSVLAHEVGHYKQKHIIFNLFASILLTGLTLYILSIFISNPLLSNAIGVETASFHVGLVAFGLLYSPISEITGLIMNYFSRKFEYQADDYAKKTYKAEPLITSLKKLSKNSLSNLTPHKAYVFMHYSHPTLLERIKNLSLK from the coding sequence ATGAATTCAGAAATTCTTTTTTACATTATTATAGGCATTATTATTATCAATTTTATAAAAGATAAAGTACTAGATGCCTTAAATGCAAAACATTTTAATGATAAAATACCAGACGAGCTAGTCGATGTGTTTGATGAAGATGCTTATAAGAAATCACAAGACTATAAAGCGGTTAATTATAAGTTTGGGATTTGGTCATCTCTATTCTCATTAGTTATAACTCTTGGATTTCTATTTCTAGATGGATTTGAATATGTTGACACTATTGCTAGAAGTTATTCTGAAAATTCTATTATAGTCGCACTATTGTTTTTTGGAATTATTATGATTGCTAGTGACATTATCACCACACCATTCGCTTATTACAAAACTTTTATTATTGAAGAAAAATTTGGTTTCAATAAAACAACAAAAACAACTTTTGTATTAGATAAAATTAAAGGATTACTAATGATGTCTATTGTTGGAGGTGGCATACTATCCTTAATAGTTTGGTTTTATGAGCTAGCTGGCCCACAATTTTGGTTGTATGCATGGGCTTTGGTTACCTTTTTTACGGTATTTATGAATATGTTTTATTCGCGATTAATAGTACCATTATTCAATAAACAAACACCTTTAGAAGATGGAGATTTGAGAGACAAAATTTCTAACTATGCCAATTCTGTTGGTTTTAGTTTAAAAAAAATATTTGTTATCGATGGCTCAAAACGAAGTACAAAAGCCAATGCCTATTTTTCTGGATTTGGTAGCGAAAAAAGAGTGACACTTTTTGACACATTAATTAATGATTTAGATGAAGAAGAAATTGTTTCTGTATTAGCTCATGAAGTTGGGCATTATAAACAAAAGCACATTATTTTTAATTTATTCGCTTCAATACTATTGACGGGATTAACGCTGTATATTCTCTCTATCTTTATTTCTAACCCATTACTATCAAATGCAATTGGTGTAGAAACTGCTAGTTTTCATGTTGGTCTAGTCGCATTTGGATTACTCTACTCACCTATCTCTGAAATAACTGGGCTTATCATGAATTATTTCTCACGTAAATTTGAGTATCAGGCCGATGATTATGCAAAGAAAACTTACAAAGCCGAGCCTTTAATTACTTCTTTGAAAAAGTTATCTAAAAACAGCTTAAGTAATCTGACGCCTCATAAAGCTTATGTTTTTATGCATTATTCGCATCCCACACTTTTAGAAAGAATTAAGAATCTAAGCCTTAAGTAA
- a CDS encoding M15 family metallopeptidase, with product MKKSALLILILLSVSCIDRHKTKIAVVETSEIKTDTIIEQPKLENDFLLGRFDYKSHPEFAKVASEFSSKTLYLQKETYAAFLKMQKAAKADGVNLTIISGSRNFAEQKAIWNRKWKRYNSLTPIERTKKILEYSSMPSTSRHHWGTDMDLNNLSNSYFASGTGKRIYGWLTKNANSYGFYQVYNDKTKGRTGYNLERWHWSYLPLASKYLTAYNSQITYQNILDFEGSEYAEQVKVIEEFVNGISIKAKNYVN from the coding sequence ATGAAAAAAAGTGCTTTATTAATCCTTATCCTTTTGTCAGTTTCGTGTATTGACAGACATAAAACCAAAATTGCTGTCGTTGAAACTAGTGAAATCAAAACAGATACTATCATTGAACAACCAAAGCTTGAAAACGATTTTCTTTTAGGGAGATTTGATTATAAGTCACATCCTGAATTTGCTAAAGTCGCCTCTGAATTTTCTTCTAAAACACTATATCTTCAAAAAGAAACCTATGCCGCATTTTTGAAGATGCAAAAAGCTGCAAAAGCAGATGGTGTCAATCTAACTATTATATCCGGCTCAAGAAATTTCGCTGAACAAAAAGCTATTTGGAACAGAAAATGGAAACGCTATAATAGTCTAACACCAATTGAGCGTACTAAAAAGATTTTAGAATATAGTTCAATGCCATCGACTTCTAGACATCATTGGGGAACAGATATGGATTTAAATAATTTATCGAATTCTTATTTTGCTTCAGGAACAGGAAAAAGAATCTATGGCTGGTTAACTAAAAACGCAAATAGCTATGGTTTTTACCAAGTTTATAATGACAAAACAAAGGGTAGAACAGGTTATAACCTAGAACGCTGGCATTGGTCTTATTTACCTTTGGCTTCAAAATATTTAACCGCTTACAATTCGCAAATCACCTATCAGAATATTTTAGATTTTGAAGGCTCAGAATATGCAGAACAGGTGAAAGTGATTGAAGAGTTTGTGAATGGGATTTCGATAAAAGCAAAAAACTACGTCAATTAA